The following are from one region of the Lentisphaerota bacterium genome:
- a CDS encoding DUF4838 domain-containing protein, with the protein MKRLAAFMCLIAALALADDRLQPRDLTPVTWLEAPQHAPVEIVREGKPVAVVYVANPEGRSDWQPKRKHESPSTLKRLVDEMSEVVRLSTGATLVFVTNPPAATECAIVIGDCEETRRAGIDASALPPEGFVVLTASNRVYLVGTGTNGTHDATAWAVADFLERFAGVRWYWPVEVGGRCVVQNTSLAVPPVHYRDQPVFRLREYHPREGWKLPTPSRSFDSKPLPFPPHAIPDGVQEVRMMPYLALVRAGCSWPYKIQCHEPQNLAKLPREFLEANPDMFALRKDGTRNVNLFCYSSPKALDYLLAGCERAWDKNGNCTWVTPTCVTVSPGDTIWECFCSDCMDTQIRAGGTSIDGFSLIMGLFVKRMCEAVKDRWPDKKVIYMPYWNYQECPPSVDYPDNLVVMAAMTTFPMPLNAQPENFQDAIARLRAWQSKACVPVTVWDYCVAWTHGPYQYPHVVRDFQKSIQGLSAGTFVNGWTMSDWTTTAPTLYVWMKALWNPDLDVDAVLDEMCRRLYGKAGATARDMMRLECALWEEGDWRKQRVMLPGEWYLPKSLVPRVWPPEIVERLKTLRDQALVELADDPVARQRFLYRTWTFDAFLEEAGRSEP; encoded by the coding sequence ATGAAACGATTAGCAGCCTTCATGTGTCTGATCGCGGCGTTGGCACTGGCTGATGACAGGCTACAACCACGCGACCTGACGCCCGTGACCTGGTTGGAAGCACCGCAGCATGCGCCCGTCGAAATTGTGCGAGAGGGCAAGCCCGTGGCCGTCGTCTACGTGGCCAATCCCGAAGGGCGAAGCGATTGGCAGCCGAAACGGAAGCATGAGTCGCCTTCGACACTCAAGCGGCTGGTGGATGAGATGTCGGAAGTGGTCCGACTGAGTACCGGCGCGACGCTGGTTTTTGTAACCAATCCCCCGGCGGCGACCGAATGCGCCATTGTGATCGGCGACTGCGAGGAGACGCGACGGGCCGGGATTGACGCTTCGGCGTTACCACCCGAGGGGTTTGTCGTCCTGACGGCGTCCAATCGCGTGTATCTGGTTGGCACCGGAACGAACGGCACCCACGACGCGACCGCCTGGGCCGTCGCGGACTTCCTCGAGCGCTTCGCCGGTGTGCGCTGGTATTGGCCTGTGGAAGTTGGCGGACGCTGCGTCGTGCAGAACACCTCGCTGGCTGTCCCTCCGGTGCATTACCGCGATCAGCCGGTCTTCCGCCTGCGGGAGTATCATCCGCGGGAAGGCTGGAAACTTCCGACTCCGTCACGCTCCTTCGACAGCAAACCGCTGCCATTCCCGCCCCACGCGATTCCCGACGGCGTGCAAGAGGTTCGCATGATGCCCTATCTGGCGCTGGTGCGCGCGGGATGCAGTTGGCCGTATAAGATCCAATGCCACGAGCCGCAAAATCTCGCCAAGCTTCCCCGTGAATTTCTCGAAGCCAATCCGGATATGTTCGCGCTCAGGAAAGATGGCACCCGGAACGTCAACCTGTTCTGCTACAGCTCGCCGAAGGCGCTGGACTACCTCCTGGCGGGTTGTGAGCGGGCTTGGGACAAGAACGGCAACTGTACGTGGGTGACACCCACCTGCGTCACCGTGTCCCCGGGCGATACCATATGGGAGTGCTTCTGTTCCGATTGCATGGACACCCAGATCAGGGCCGGCGGCACGTCCATCGACGGCTTCTCGTTGATTATGGGGCTGTTCGTCAAGCGGATGTGCGAGGCTGTGAAAGACCGCTGGCCCGACAAGAAGGTAATCTACATGCCCTATTGGAACTACCAGGAATGCCCCCCGTCGGTGGATTATCCCGACAATCTGGTGGTGATGGCAGCCATGACCACGTTTCCGATGCCCTTGAATGCCCAACCCGAGAACTTTCAAGATGCGATCGCCCGCCTGCGCGCGTGGCAGTCCAAGGCCTGCGTCCCCGTCACCGTCTGGGATTACTGCGTCGCCTGGACCCACGGTCCATACCAGTATCCGCACGTCGTGCGCGATTTCCAAAAGAGCATTCAGGGCCTGAGCGCCGGAACCTTCGTGAACGGCTGGACCATGAGCGATTGGACCACCACGGCGCCCACGCTCTATGTGTGGATGAAAGCGTTGTGGAATCCCGATCTGGACGTGGACGCTGTGCTCGACGAAATGTGCCGGCGTCTCTACGGCAAGGCGGGCGCCACCGCGCGCGACATGATGAGGCTGGAGTGCGCGCTCTGGGAAGAAGGAGACTGGAGAAAACAACGCGTGATGCTTCCGGGTGAGTGGTACCTGCCGAAATCGTTAGTCCCGCGAGTCTGGCCCCCAGAAATCGTGGAACGGCTGAAGACGCTTCGCGATCAGGCGCTGGTCGAATTGGCCGATGATCCCGTTGCGCGGCAACGATTCCTCTACCGGACCTGGACGTTCGATGCATTTCTGGAGGAAGCAGGGAGGAGCGAACCATGA
- a CDS encoding tyrosine-protein phosphatase: MDVQKERLERYCRTNAMESVRPVVLIDEVPWGEIRDEALTNACAPDLGWIEAPLRRALYQWEHFQVDQVVPPVFQVNKRVRWLSGIGIEIKEQQIKGDTGAYIASHAYTDQLCTEDDLAKLHPPEVVYDQAATEAAIAVAKEVFAGLMDVELIGCGGLNFNIWDDVAMYRGVENLLMDLSERPDFMHKLARRFMEIGQAQFKQLEEHGLLDPRPVLLHCTAACSRELPAADCKGRYRAKDVWGRCAAQIFGSVSPAMHDEFDLAYNQQLFKDCGLLYYGCCEPMDRKIDILRKRFKNLRKISITPWADPQRAAENIGCDYVMAAKPNPAFVASPRFDPAPVEAEIARYCIACREHGTTLEFILKDISTIANNPENLTHWAATVSATIDQYYS; encoded by the coding sequence ATGGATGTTCAGAAGGAGCGCCTGGAACGGTACTGCCGGACGAATGCGATGGAGAGCGTCCGCCCTGTGGTTCTGATTGACGAGGTGCCGTGGGGCGAGATCAGGGACGAAGCCCTGACGAACGCCTGCGCGCCCGACCTCGGATGGATCGAGGCGCCCCTGCGACGCGCCCTGTACCAGTGGGAGCATTTCCAGGTGGACCAGGTGGTTCCTCCCGTATTTCAAGTCAACAAGCGGGTGCGCTGGCTGAGCGGCATCGGCATCGAGATCAAGGAGCAGCAGATCAAGGGCGATACGGGCGCGTACATCGCTTCGCATGCCTACACCGATCAACTCTGTACCGAGGACGACTTGGCAAAACTGCACCCGCCGGAGGTCGTCTATGACCAAGCCGCGACCGAGGCGGCGATTGCGGTTGCGAAAGAGGTGTTTGCCGGCCTCATGGATGTTGAGCTAATAGGGTGTGGCGGGCTGAATTTCAACATCTGGGATGACGTGGCGATGTATCGGGGCGTAGAGAACTTGCTCATGGACCTGTCCGAGCGCCCCGACTTCATGCACAAGCTCGCCCGGCGCTTCATGGAGATCGGACAAGCGCAATTCAAACAACTGGAAGAGCATGGCCTGCTGGACCCGCGCCCGGTCCTCCTGCATTGCACCGCCGCGTGTTCCCGCGAACTCCCGGCTGCGGATTGCAAGGGGCGCTACCGGGCCAAGGATGTCTGGGGACGTTGCGCCGCCCAGATCTTCGGTTCGGTGTCCCCTGCCATGCACGACGAATTCGACCTGGCCTACAATCAGCAGTTGTTCAAGGACTGCGGCCTCCTTTACTACGGCTGCTGCGAGCCGATGGACCGCAAGATCGATATACTCCGCAAGCGGTTCAAGAACCTGCGCAAGATATCCATCACACCCTGGGCCGATCCCCAACGCGCGGCGGAGAACATCGGCTGCGACTATGTCATGGCGGCAAAACCAAATCCGGCTTTCGTCGCGTCGCCCCGGTTCGATCCCGCGCCCGTGGAAGCGGAGATCGCGCGGTATTGCATAGCCTGTCGAGAGCATGGCACCACCCTGGAGTTCATTCTCAAGGACATCAGCACAATCGCCAATAATCCGGAAAACCTGACTCACTGGGCCGCAACGGTAAGCGCCACCATTGACCAGTACTATTCGTGA